A single region of the Mycteria americana isolate JAX WOST 10 ecotype Jacksonville Zoo and Gardens chromosome 10, USCA_MyAme_1.0, whole genome shotgun sequence genome encodes:
- the ARR3 gene encoding arrestin-C has translation MAEGAKVFKKTSPNSKLSIYLGKRDFVDHVESVDSVDGVCLIDPEYLKDRKVYVTLTCAFRYGRDDLDVIGLTFRKDLYVLTTQIFPPVPDQTPKTLTPLQEKLMKKLGENAYPFTFEIATNLPCSVTLQPGPDDVGKACGVDFEVKGFCAENLEEKIHKRNSVRLIIRKIQFAPLKMGPPPKSETTRQFMMSDKPLHLEASLDKEVYYHGDPINVTVNINNTTSKIVKKIKISVDQITDVVLYSLDKYTKTVCTEEINENVAANSTFSKTYSVTPTLSANREKRGLALDGKLKHEDTNLASTTILRPGMDKEVLGILVSYKVKVNLVVSRGGILGDLTSSDVGVELPVILMHQKPADDKPRSEEDIVIEEFARQKLKGEKDDEDEKEEADKEES, from the exons ATGGCAGAAGGAGCAAA GGTGTTCAAGAAGACCAGCCCCAACAGCAAG CTATCCATCTACCTGGGGAAGAGAGACTTTGTGGATCACGTGGAGTCGGTGGACTCCGTAG ATGGCGTCTGCCTGATCGACCCAGAGTACCTAAAGGACAGAAAAG TGTACGTGACGCTGACTTGCGCGTTTCGCTACGGCCGAGATGACCTCGATGTTATCGGGTTGACCTTCAGGAAGGACCTCTATGTCCTGACCACCCAGATCTTCCCACCCGTGCCGGACCAGACACCCAAAACCCTCACTCCTTTGCAGGAGAAGCTGATGAAGAAGCTCGGGGAGAACGCTTACCCCTTCACCTTCGAG ATTGCCACCAACCTGCCCTGCTCGGTCACCCTCCAGCCGGGACCAGATGATGTGGGAAAG GCCTGCGGCGTGGATTTCGAGGTCAAAGGATTTTGTGCTGAAAATCTGGAGGAGAAAATTCACAAGAG GAACTCGGTGCGCCTCATCATCCGCAAGATCCAGTTTGCACCCCTGAAGATGGGGCCACCCCCGAAGTCGGAGACCACCCGGCAGTTCATGATGTCCGACAAGCCCCTGCACCTCGAAGCCTCCCTGGATAAGGAG GTCTACTACCACGGAGACCCCATCAACGTGACCGTCAACATCAACAACACTACCAGCAAGattgtgaaaaaaattaagatctcGG TTGATCAGATCACAGACGTGGTCCTCTATTCGCTGGATAAATACACGAAGACTGTGTGCACCGAGGAGATAAA CGAGAACGTGGCAGCCAACTCCACCTTCTCCAAAACGTACTCCGTCACCCCCACGCTCTCGGCCAACCGTGAGAAGCGAGGCCTCGCTCTCGACGGCAAGCTCAAGCATGAGGACACCAACCTGGCCTCCACCACCAT CCTGAGACCCGGCATGGACAAGGAGGTGCTGGGCATCCTGGTGTCCTACAAAGTGAAGGTCAACCTGGTGGTGTCCCGAGGAGG CATCCTGGGGGATCTCACTTCCAG CGACGTTGGTGTTGAGCTGCCTGTCATCCTCATGCACCAGAAGCCTGCGGACG ATAAGCCAAG